In Rhodovulum sulfidophilum DSM 1374, the following are encoded in one genomic region:
- a CDS encoding putative PDDEXK endonuclease → MKDRSAIGRRNRAKGAELEREVAAALLDLTGIAFRRNLRQCQESGWGDLVTDDPAWPFSIECKRRSAGTGCADDWRTQAAASARKAGQLPVVVYRFDRRPIRCALPLGAIRAAFGDGGAAPPEEWVECSLDGLAYLAREIMAGPGAAEIEIRGTVR, encoded by the coding sequence ATGAAGGACCGATCCGCCATCGGCCGGCGCAACCGCGCCAAGGGGGCCGAGCTCGAGCGCGAGGTCGCCGCGGCCCTGCTCGATCTGACCGGCATCGCGTTCCGCCGCAACCTGCGCCAGTGCCAGGAATCCGGCTGGGGCGATCTGGTGACGGACGATCCGGCCTGGCCGTTCTCGATCGAGTGCAAGCGCCGATCCGCAGGGACCGGCTGCGCTGACGACTGGCGCACTCAGGCGGCGGCCAGTGCCCGGAAGGCCGGGCAACTGCCCGTGGTGGTCTATCGCTTCGATCGCCGCCCGATCCGCTGCGCCTTGCCGCTGGGCGCGATCCGCGCGGCCTTTGGCGACGGGGGCGCAGCACCACCCGAGGAATGGGTCGAGTGCAGCCTGGACGGGCTCGCCTATCTCGCCCGCGAAATCATGGCCGGGCCGGGCGCCGCCGAGATCGAGATCAGGGGGACAGTGAGATGA
- the ssb gene encoding single-stranded DNA-binding protein — protein sequence MAGTVNKVILIGHLGRDPEVRSFQSGGKVCNLRIATSETWKDRNTGERRERTEWHSVSIWAEGLVRLAEQYLRKGSKVYVEGKLETRKWQDQTGQDRYTTEIAVRPFKGELTLLDKRDGDGGYGGGANQGGGYGAGGRPSGDFDDEIPFAAESRI from the coding sequence ATGGCCGGAACTGTCAACAAGGTGATCCTGATCGGGCATCTGGGGCGCGACCCCGAGGTGCGCAGCTTCCAGAGTGGCGGCAAGGTCTGCAACCTGCGGATCGCCACTTCCGAGACCTGGAAGGACCGCAACACCGGCGAGCGTCGCGAGCGGACCGAATGGCATTCGGTCTCGATCTGGGCCGAGGGCTTGGTCCGGCTCGCGGAGCAATACCTGCGCAAGGGCTCCAAGGTCTATGTGGAGGGCAAGCTCGAAACCCGCAAGTGGCAGGATCAGACGGGGCAGGACCGTTACACGACCGAAATCGCCGTGCGCCCGTTCAAGGGCGAACTGACGCTTCTGGACAAGCGCGATGGCGACGGCGGCTACGGTGGCGGGGCCAATCAGGGTGGGGGCTACGGTGCTGGCGGGCGGCCAAGCGGTGATTTCGACGACGAGATCCCGTTCGCAGCAGAGAGCCGGATCTGA